The following coding sequences lie in one Yoonia sp. G8-12 genomic window:
- a CDS encoding MupA/Atu3671 family FMN-dependent luciferase-like monooxygenase: MSTVRAVIIGNESLAIQCGEMLRDAGHTLTAVVTRNADVAQWAKGAGLPVVSSDDDLVVALSGLSFDWLLSIANLDMIPDAVLALPTRGAANFHDGPLPRYAGLNAPVWALLAGEAEYGISWHLIAGGVDEGGLLAQSFFDVAPDENVLTLNAKCYAAAIDSFETVIEKLASDAPVVTAQDLTQRTYFAKNDRPANAARLDFTQTARKITTLVHALDHGDYWNPLTCPKIATDAGVFLVAKAAAEKTASDAGPGTVIAVGDDSLTVATATAPVTLRGLRDAVGRAVAVADIAQVGDVLPRLAPEEGEALTAALKATLKHEASWRKALAAITPANLPLIDMSGQESEVISLPLTGDAADLADALGQLGEMLSEDPVTLALGVAHDHPGYLNDWVPVGAGDNLDAAAARGPFAADLCARIPGGVAMPALGLSTQGHIKGAALTVAGNTLYADTGKLSAKTANLMAARLHHIAAQVGRGETPAVLSEAERQMVLFDWNATAIDFPADLCVHQAFEAQVARTPEAEALAFEDESLTYAQLNDRANALAHVLRAKGVGPDAIVGLHLRRSPALLIGALAIMKAGGAYLPMDPAYPADRTAHFIADSGTKVIVTDSALAADLPPSDAETVLVDALPAGTETGNPDSGVTGAHLAYMIYTSGSTGKPKGVMVEHRNVANFFTGMDDRIAHDLPGVWMAVTSLSFDISVLELFWTLARGFKLVISGDESRALVAGEGSAPGVGMDFSLFYWGNDDGIGRDKYRSLLEGAQFADKNGFCAVWTPERHFHAFGGPYPNPSVTGAAVAAVTQNLAVRAGSCVAPLHHTARIAEEWAVIDNLTNGRTGLAIASGWQPDDFVLRPENTPPKNKPAMFDAIRDLRKLWAGETVEFPRANGEMHGVVTQPRPVSKKLNVWVTTAGNPETWKEAGSNGCNVLTHLLGQSVNEVAEKIVIYHEALRAAGHNPDDFTVTLMLHSFLSDTRDHAREIAREPMKDYLRAAAGLIKQYAWAFPAFKKPKGVENPMQIDLGSLDEDEMDGILEFAFERYFNDSGLFGTVEDAIERVKEVKAIGVTEIACLIDYGIDVDLVLEGLKPLAKVVAASNHEIAQGDYSIAAQIARHKVTHLQCTPSMAQMLTMNDEARVALSGIKHMMVGGEALPGALADDLRGVTGGHVENMYGPTETTIWSTTQTAEAGQGAVPIGTPIANTQVYVLDDDMQPVPIGTAGELYIGGAGVTRGYFQREELTAERFLPNPFAEGRMYRTGDLARWRTGGRLDFLGRADFQVKLRGYRVELGEIESVIDRHATVQQSVVVAREDTPGVIQLVGYLLADGAVDKAALRSEMLKSLPEYMVPRHFVTLDAFPLTPNKKIDRKALPAPTIGQGPAAPALTAASTATVAPVDLGSEAEIGDKIAAIWSATLGVQQIGAKDSFFDLGGHSLLAVQVHREIRATMGVQKLSITDIFRAPTLGALAKIVAQKAGAKPTPSRPAADTPVPAATPAAAQSTGDPLQDAMARRREMRERRRNR, from the coding sequence ATGTCCACGGTTCGCGCAGTGATCATCGGGAACGAATCCCTTGCCATCCAATGTGGCGAAATGCTGCGCGATGCGGGTCATACCCTGACCGCAGTTGTGACGCGCAACGCCGATGTGGCGCAGTGGGCCAAGGGCGCAGGCCTGCCGGTGGTGTCATCCGATGATGACCTGGTGGTGGCCCTTTCCGGTCTATCTTTCGACTGGCTTCTGTCCATTGCCAACCTTGATATGATCCCCGACGCCGTGCTGGCCTTGCCCACACGTGGTGCCGCGAATTTTCACGATGGCCCCTTGCCGCGCTACGCCGGTCTGAATGCGCCGGTTTGGGCGCTGCTTGCAGGTGAGGCCGAGTACGGCATCAGCTGGCATTTGATCGCGGGTGGCGTGGATGAAGGCGGGCTTCTTGCGCAGAGCTTTTTTGATGTGGCACCTGATGAAAATGTCCTGACGCTAAATGCGAAATGTTATGCTGCTGCCATCGACAGTTTTGAAACGGTGATCGAAAAACTGGCAAGCGATGCCCCCGTCGTGACGGCGCAAGACCTGACGCAGCGCACCTATTTTGCCAAGAATGACAGACCAGCGAATGCCGCCCGTCTGGATTTTACACAAACTGCGCGCAAGATCACGACCCTGGTCCATGCGCTGGATCATGGCGACTACTGGAACCCGCTGACCTGCCCCAAGATCGCGACGGATGCGGGCGTATTCCTTGTGGCGAAAGCGGCTGCTGAAAAAACAGCGTCTGATGCGGGCCCCGGTACGGTGATTGCCGTGGGTGATGACAGTTTGACGGTTGCCACCGCTACTGCGCCGGTCACCCTGCGGGGTTTGCGCGATGCGGTGGGGCGCGCAGTCGCTGTGGCAGATATTGCGCAAGTCGGCGATGTGCTTCCAAGGCTGGCACCTGAGGAAGGTGAGGCGCTGACCGCCGCCTTGAAGGCCACGTTGAAGCATGAGGCATCGTGGCGCAAAGCGCTCGCGGCAATCACGCCTGCCAACCTGCCGCTCATCGACATGAGCGGGCAAGAAAGCGAGGTGATTAGCCTGCCATTAACCGGTGACGCTGCTGATCTCGCGGACGCGCTGGGGCAGTTGGGCGAAATGTTGTCTGAAGATCCTGTGACGCTGGCATTGGGCGTAGCCCACGATCACCCCGGCTATCTGAATGACTGGGTGCCTGTTGGCGCGGGCGATAACCTTGACGCGGCAGCGGCGCGTGGCCCGTTTGCCGCTGATCTCTGCGCCCGTATTCCCGGTGGTGTAGCGATGCCTGCCTTGGGGCTGTCTACACAGGGCCATATCAAAGGAGCCGCCCTGACGGTCGCGGGCAATACTCTCTATGCTGATACAGGCAAGTTGAGTGCAAAGACAGCCAACCTGATGGCTGCGCGCCTTCATCATATCGCGGCACAGGTCGGGCGCGGCGAGACACCCGCAGTCCTGTCCGAAGCCGAGCGCCAGATGGTTCTTTTCGACTGGAATGCGACCGCAATCGATTTTCCTGCAGACCTTTGTGTCCACCAGGCGTTTGAAGCCCAGGTCGCCCGCACCCCCGAAGCTGAAGCGCTCGCCTTTGAAGACGAAAGCCTGACCTATGCGCAGCTGAACGACCGCGCCAATGCACTGGCGCATGTGTTGCGCGCCAAAGGCGTAGGCCCTGACGCAATTGTGGGTCTGCATCTGCGCAGATCGCCCGCGCTTTTGATTGGGGCCCTCGCCATCATGAAAGCAGGCGGTGCCTATCTGCCGATGGACCCTGCCTATCCCGCCGATAGGACAGCCCACTTTATCGCTGATAGTGGCACCAAGGTGATTGTCACAGACAGCGCCCTTGCTGCTGATCTGCCGCCTTCCGATGCCGAAACCGTGCTGGTTGATGCTTTGCCCGCAGGCACCGAGACGGGCAATCCCGACAGCGGCGTCACCGGCGCGCATCTGGCCTATATGATTTATACGTCAGGCTCGACCGGCAAACCCAAAGGCGTGATGGTCGAACATCGCAATGTCGCCAATTTCTTTACCGGTATGGACGACCGCATCGCGCATGATCTGCCCGGTGTGTGGATGGCGGTCACATCGCTGTCGTTTGATATTTCCGTGCTGGAACTGTTCTGGACCCTCGCGCGGGGTTTCAAACTGGTGATTTCGGGCGACGAAAGCCGCGCGCTGGTCGCAGGTGAAGGCAGCGCGCCCGGTGTCGGCATGGATTTCAGTCTGTTTTACTGGGGCAATGACGACGGGATCGGGCGCGATAAATACCGCTCATTGCTCGAAGGCGCGCAGTTCGCCGATAAGAACGGCTTCTGCGCCGTCTGGACGCCCGAGCGGCATTTCCACGCTTTCGGCGGCCCATACCCCAACCCTTCCGTCACAGGTGCCGCCGTCGCTGCGGTGACGCAAAACCTTGCTGTGCGCGCAGGCTCTTGCGTGGCGCCCCTACACCATACCGCACGGATTGCCGAAGAATGGGCGGTGATTGACAACCTCACGAACGGGCGCACGGGGCTTGCCATTGCCTCAGGCTGGCAGCCCGATGATTTTGTGCTGCGGCCCGAAAACACGCCGCCCAAGAACAAACCTGCAATGTTCGATGCGATCCGCGATTTGCGTAAACTTTGGGCCGGTGAGACCGTTGAATTCCCGCGCGCGAATGGAGAAATGCACGGTGTCGTCACGCAGCCACGGCCTGTTTCAAAGAAGCTGAACGTATGGGTCACGACCGCAGGCAACCCCGAGACATGGAAAGAGGCGGGCTCCAATGGCTGTAATGTGCTGACCCACCTATTGGGGCAAAGCGTGAATGAAGTGGCCGAAAAGATCGTCATCTATCATGAGGCGTTGCGTGCCGCAGGGCATAACCCCGACGATTTCACAGTCACCTTGATGTTGCACAGCTTTCTGTCCGACACCCGCGACCATGCCCGCGAAATCGCCCGCGAACCGATGAAGGACTATCTGCGCGCTGCTGCTGGTTTGATCAAGCAATACGCTTGGGCGTTTCCTGCGTTCAAAAAGCCCAAGGGTGTCGAAAACCCGATGCAGATTGACCTCGGCTCGCTCGACGAAGACGAAATGGACGGCATTCTGGAGTTCGCCTTTGAGCGCTATTTCAACGACAGCGGGCTGTTCGGCACGGTCGAGGATGCCATTGAGCGCGTCAAAGAAGTGAAGGCGATTGGCGTGACCGAGATCGCTTGCCTGATTGATTACGGCATCGACGTGGATCTTGTGCTGGAGGGGCTGAAGCCTTTGGCAAAGGTTGTGGCAGCCAGCAACCATGAGATAGCGCAGGGCGATTATTCCATCGCGGCCCAGATCGCCCGCCATAAGGTCACGCATCTGCAATGCACCCCGTCCATGGCGCAAATGCTGACGATGAATGATGAAGCGCGCGTGGCCCTTTCGGGGATCAAACACATGATGGTTGGGGGCGAGGCTTTGCCGGGCGCGCTGGCGGATGATTTGCGCGGCGTGACAGGCGGGCATGTTGAAAACATGTACGGCCCGACAGAAACGACGATCTGGTCAACCACCCAAACCGCCGAAGCGGGACAGGGTGCGGTGCCCATCGGGACGCCCATCGCGAATACGCAGGTTTATGTGCTGGATGATGACATGCAGCCGGTGCCGATTGGCACAGCAGGCGAGCTTTATATCGGTGGCGCAGGCGTGACGCGGGGCTATTTCCAGCGTGAGGAACTGACCGCTGAACGCTTCCTGCCCAACCCTTTTGCCGAAGGGCGGATGTATCGCACCGGTGATCTCGCGCGCTGGCGAACGGGCGGGCGGCTTGATTTTCTGGGGCGCGCTGATTTTCAAGTCAAACTGCGCGGATATCGCGTGGAACTGGGCGAAATTGAAAGCGTGATTGACCGACATGCAACGGTCCAGCAATCCGTAGTGGTCGCACGCGAAGACACGCCCGGCGTTATCCAACTGGTTGGCTATCTTTTGGCAGATGGCGCTGTAGATAAGGCAGCGCTACGCAGTGAGATGTTGAAATCCCTGCCCGAGTATATGGTGCCCCGCCACTTTGTGACGCTGGATGCCTTTCCTTTGACGCCCAACAAGAAAATTGACCGCAAAGCGCTGCCTGCACCCACCATTGGGCAGGGCCCTGCAGCACCTGCTCTGACCGCAGCATCAACGGCGACTGTAGCCCCTGTTGATCTGGGATCAGAGGCAGAAATCGGCGACAAGATCGCGGCGATCTGGTCTGCGACACTCGGTGTGCAGCAGATTGGAGCGAAGGACAGTTTCTTTGACCTTGGCGGGCATTCCTTGCTTGCCGTGCAGGTGCACCGCGAAATCCGGGCAACCATGGGCGTGCAGAAACTGTCGATCACCGATATTTTCCGTGCCCCCACCTTGGGTGCTTTGGCAAAAATCGTCGCGCAGAAGGCCGGAGCAAAACCAACGCCATCACGACCCGCAGCTGACACGCCCGTGCCTGCGGCCACGCCTGCCGCTGCACAATCCACCGGTGACCCCCTGCAAGACGCGATGGCCCGCCGCCGCGAAATGCGCGAGCGCCGGCGCAATCGGTGA
- a CDS encoding glycosyltransferase family 2 protein, which produces MSDPRILTIVLNYKTAQMTLDAAEAARTAMQGLPGEIVIVDNDSQDGSFETITAHVASAGWDNTRVIQSGHNGGFGAGNNVGIRAGLSDGSRPDYVYILNSDAFPKPDAIRVLYDHLNTTPTTGFAGSFIAGEDGVQHTTTFRFPSVWSELEGAIRFGPVSKLLKSYRVPRELTASAPVDWLAGASVMIRQDVLDEIGLFDETFFLYFEETDLCRRAQKAGHSVMFLADSVVTHLGSVSTGMKQWQRVPDYWFDSRWYYFAKNHGRAYAISATLLHLTGGSLHWLRCKLTGKRYGVAPHFLRTMAAHDFAAVFKSQRGQPVQARPQIGE; this is translated from the coding sequence ATGTCTGATCCGCGTATTCTCACAATCGTGCTGAACTACAAGACAGCACAGATGACGCTGGACGCAGCAGAGGCTGCGCGCACTGCCATGCAAGGTCTGCCGGGCGAGATCGTGATCGTCGACAACGACAGTCAGGACGGATCGTTTGAAACCATTACGGCGCATGTCGCGTCCGCTGGCTGGGACAACACCCGTGTAATCCAGTCAGGTCACAATGGCGGTTTCGGGGCGGGCAACAATGTGGGTATCCGCGCGGGCCTGTCGGATGGTAGCAGGCCTGACTACGTCTACATCCTGAACTCGGATGCCTTTCCCAAACCGGATGCGATCCGCGTGCTTTATGACCATCTGAATACGACCCCGACCACCGGTTTTGCCGGTAGCTTTATCGCAGGTGAAGACGGTGTCCAGCACACCACGACCTTCCGTTTCCCTTCGGTCTGGAGCGAATTGGAGGGCGCCATACGCTTCGGGCCTGTCAGCAAGCTGCTCAAATCCTATCGTGTCCCGCGAGAGCTGACAGCCTCGGCACCCGTTGATTGGCTAGCGGGAGCCAGCGTGATGATACGGCAGGACGTGCTGGATGAGATTGGCTTATTTGACGAAACATTTTTTTTGTATTTCGAAGAAACCGATCTGTGCCGCCGCGCACAAAAGGCGGGCCATAGCGTCATGTTTCTTGCAGACAGCGTGGTCACACATCTGGGGTCGGTATCAACCGGTATGAAGCAATGGCAGCGCGTGCCCGATTACTGGTTCGACTCGCGTTGGTATTATTTCGCCAAGAACCACGGGCGCGCCTATGCGATCTCAGCAACACTTCTGCATTTGACTGGCGGCAGCCTGCATTGGCTGCGCTGCAAACTGACTGGCAAGCGCTATGGTGTGGCCCCACACTTCCTGCGGACAATGGCCGCCCATGATTTCGCCGCAGTCTTTAAGTCTCAGCGCGGACAGCCTGTTCAGGCGCGTCCGCAAATCGGAGAATAG